The Flavobacteriales bacterium genome segment GTCCTCAGGAGAATCATACGTACTCTGGGCAACAATAATAAGGTTCCCACCATTCTCCTTTATCCCATTTGATGCAAATGTCACCCTAAATCCAGATCCTCTAAGCGTTTCAATAATGGATCGATTAGCACTTCCAAATTCACCTTCAATAAATCCATTTCCATTTACTATTAGTATTCCATCTGCATTTAAATTATTTCGAATTTTCATCATGCTCTCTATCGTTATAATGTGAGATGGGTTTACTTCACCTTTAAACACATCAAAAACAATCACATCGAATGTTTCATCTAAAATATTCAAATGATGACGGGCGTCATCGTTAATTAACTTTACATGCTCACTCACTCCAAAGTACCTTTGTGAGATATTTATCATTCGCTGATCAAATTCTATTGCCGTAATGCTTCTAAGATCATTTTCTATTACTTTTACAATGGCTCCTCCCCCAAGTCCTAACAACAATATATCCTTTGCTTTTTCCTTAGACGCAATTACCTGCCCTATCTTATTTACATATTGATCATATTGTGGCTCCTTCCCCTCAACTGTGCTTATCTGCGTTTGATTGGTTTTATTTGTGTACACCTTTAACACCTTCGTTGAATCAATATTTTCTTCAATCACAATAATCTCACCCAAGACACCACTTAAGCGTTCTTTTACTATTGAATTATTAATGGTGTCAATGTTCTCATTTCTATCGAAATAAATTACAATGGGCACAATAGCCAAAGCAGTAAATGCACTTTTCTGCATCAACAAAAGAGTAAATGAAAAAGCAATTAATCCCACTGATAACCATATCATTGGAGTTAATAAACCGAATTCTGGTATAAAATAGAATCCAAAAAGAAAAGTAGATACTACCCCACCCAGAGTAGATACAAGATATATGCTTCCAGCAACTTTACCCGCCTTCATATCTTCTTTATGCAACTCTTTAATAATCAACGGAGATATTGCACCTAACAAAATCATAGAGGGCAATACTATCTTCAGAACTTCCACCAAACATGAAAACAATAATGCAGTAGACGAAGCATAATAAAACTGATCAATTTTATAATAAGAAATCCATAATACAGATATGGCACCCAACATTAACAGTATTAACGCCAAATTTTTCACGAATAACTTTTCAGATAACCTGGCTCCTGCGAAGTAACCAATAGACAAACACATCAATATTACAGATAAAACAATTACCCAAACAATTGTACTGGAGCCAAATAAAGAGGTCATCATCTTTCCTGCTACCAACTCTACAGCCATCACTGTAAAGCCCTCAATAAAGGCAATACTGATTAAAATAAATGAACCTAACCTGAACATGACACTTGTTTACTCGT includes the following:
- a CDS encoding fused MFS/spermidine synthase, with protein sequence MFRLGSFILISIAFIEGFTVMAVELVAGKMMTSLFGSSTIVWVIVLSVILMCLSIGYFAGARLSEKLFVKNLALILLMLGAISVLWISYYKIDQFYYASSTALLFSCLVEVLKIVLPSMILLGAISPLIIKELHKEDMKAGKVAGSIYLVSTLGGVVSTFLFGFYFIPEFGLLTPMIWLSVGLIAFSFTLLLMQKSAFTALAIVPIVIYFDRNENIDTINNSIVKERLSGVLGEIIVIEENIDSTKVLKVYTNKTNQTQISTVEGKEPQYDQYVNKIGQVIASKEKAKDILLLGLGGGAIVKVIENDLRSITAIEFDQRMINISQRYFGVSEHVKLINDDARHHLNILDETFDVIVFDVFKGEVNPSHIITIESMMKIRNNLNADGILIVNGNGFIEGEFGSANRSIIETLRGSGFRVTFASNGIKENGGNLIIVAQSTYDSPEDYLGVLNSHGFQECNVLTSQDAIITDDNLLMEYLNQEANLTWRRGYLNTTIEYFEDNRIPLLK